A region of Coccinella septempunctata chromosome 5, icCocSept1.1, whole genome shotgun sequence DNA encodes the following proteins:
- the LOC123314122 gene encoding uncharacterized protein LOC123314122: MIQQARLLAVSFLFYFPAKCTVVTSPSVEHTFRQCILSTPAGAGSMGQCLGMGVLSKLQNWDNEPEFDLVDGVTLTRDPKEFREAHSFADTDPSSFRSIIDSIGQVFSRRQMRWDMSSIYPGLIMHITPSPGTAGFLEFAIDPHKEAATRNRLKESSTAKLLLTHSFLVPLLLGFKFKVITLIPIIFGVLALIAKKALVLSKISLIISTALALGTLLLGNNNGNYQGQGQVGPQVFNHQYSPPPYHINRFPDHHYGEDSIYRSNNLESGLENNEATQSDQIKLPENLQEIFSTGIGKSDRESRRNFAWNEEEKLKKRT, encoded by the exons ATGATCCAACAGGCGAGACTGTTAGCTGTGTCGTTTCTGTTTTATTTTCCCGCGAAATGTACGGTTGTGACTTCACCCTCTGTAGAGCACACTTTCAGACAATGCATCTTATCAACCCCAGCTGGTGCGGGTAGCATGGGGCAGTGTTTGGGGATGGGAGTGTTGAGCAAACTTCAAAATTGGGACAATGAGCCTGAATTTGATTTGGTTGATGGCGTTACACTCACCAGGGATCCTAAGGAGTTCAGGGAAGCACACAGCTTCGCAGACACAGATCCTTCAAGCTTCAG gTCCATTATAGATTCCATCGGTCAAGTCTTCTCTAGAAGACAAATGAGATGGGACATGAGCTCTATATATCCTGGCCTTATAATGCACATAACGCCATCTCCTGGCACAGCAGGATTCCTAGAGTTTGCTATAGACCCACACAAAGAAGCCGCTACCAGAAATAGATTGAAAGAATCTTCAACAG ccAAGTTGTTGCTGACGCACAGTTTCCTTGTGCCATTGCTGTTGGGTTTCAAATTTAAGGTCATAACATTGATTCCCATAATCTTCGGAGTCCTGGCATTGATTGCGAAGAAAGCTCTGGTTCTCAGCAAAATATCACTGATCATAAGTACCGCCCTTGCTTTGGGCACACTGTTGTTGGGCAACAACAATGGAAATTATCAAGGACAAGGACAAGTGGGACCTCAAGTTTTCAACCATCAATATTCACCTCCCCCATATCATATTAATCG ATTTCCAGATCACCATTATGGCGAGGACTCCATTTATAGATCCAACAACTTGGAAAGTGGATTGGAGAACAACGAAGCTACACAGAGCGATCAGATAAAATTGCCTGAAAATCTccaggaaatattttcaacgggAATCGGAAAAAGCGACAGAGAGAGTCGAAGAAATTTCGCAtggaatgaagaagaaaaattgaagaaacgCACGTGA
- the LOC123314341 gene encoding uncharacterized protein LOC123314341: MKVLLLVLLGLYGSNVVRCEDDHFEDGIYKEAIASVMECTSQDISLCLKERALKYIDRLPANMDIGGTIKIKQLDAERSGKHFSPLVLPDEPRAREEAVDNALFDKIAEYLSSHTVEFRLPSESVKDMQRSMMVDEARKKQGGGGGGKKGGGGMKMMMMLGMKGALLGALALKFIALIAFKALVIAKIAFTISAIIALKKLLGGKQQTSTYEVVAHPHYEEHGGGGHYDRSFGPELAYRGHLDSKVSHISY, from the exons ATGAAAGTATTGTTACTTGTGTTGTTGGGTCTTTATGGATCTAACGTTGTACGATGTGAAGATGATCACTTTGAAGATGGCATCTACAAGGAGGCCATAGCCTCCGTGATGGAGTGCACTTCGCAGGATATCAGCCTCTGCTTGAAG GAAAGAGCCCTGAAATATATAGATAGGCTGCCAGCAAATATGGACATTGGAGGCACAATCAAAATCAAGCAACTAGATGCAGAACGTTCAGGAAAACACTTCAGCCCCTTGGTGCTACCTGATGAACCAAGGGCCAGAGAAGAAGCAGTAGACAATGCCCTATTTGATAAAATCGCAGAGTACTTGAGTTCCCACACAGTAGAATTCAGATTACCATCGGAGTCTGTCAAGGACATGCAGAGATccatgatggttgacgaag CGAGGAAAAAGCAAGGTGGTGGTGGAGGAGGCAAGAAAGGAGGTGGTGGTATGAAGATGATGATGATGCTCGGTATGAAAGGAGCCCTTCTCGGAGCCTTAGCTCTTAAATTCATCGCCCTCATTGCATTCAAGGCCCTAGTAATCGCCAAGATAGCCTTCACGATATCTGCCATCATAGCTCTGAAGAAACTTCTTGGAGGCAAGCAACAAACATCCACCTACGAGGTGGTGGCACATCCCCATTATGAAGAACACGGAGGTGGCGGTCATTATGACAGATCCTTCGGCCCTGAACTGGCTTACAGAGGTCACTTGGATTCTAAAGTCAGCCACATCTCGTATTGA
- the LOC123314340 gene encoding uncharacterized protein LOC123314340, which produces MFVKCVVFALVACTVYGRSTTSHQNSITQEQKARASDSTSYYGDIRYLYKVYQECSATDFSSCLKLKLVAALDRVARSADFTIFDGVTFVKDPAAPAEQPKSEAEIEANLPRSLDEKDSALNNMLTSKVSNFFETHSLQLKFPSMTDLQRSLSEEGRKKGGKGGKGGLMILPLILGGTLIPLALGALALLAGKALIVSKLALVLAGIIGLKKLLGGGGRDGHEAGHEVVVSGGHGGHSGWGRSYDKEEAQNLAYNAYVQKTR; this is translated from the exons ATGTTCGTAAAGTGTGTTGTCTTCGCTTTGGTGGCCTGTACGGTCTACGGTCGGTCCACCACGTCCCATCAGAACTCCATAACGCAGGAACAGAAGGCAAGGGCCAGCGACAGTACCTCGTATTACGGTGACATCAGATACCTTTACAAAGTGTACCAGGAATGTTCAGCAACCGACTTCTCCTCCTGTCTTAAATTGAAACTGGTCGCAGCTTTAGATCGCGTTGCAAGATCCGCAGATTTCACAATTTTCGATGGCGTTACCTTCGTTAAGGACCCTGCTGCCCCAGCTGAACAGCCAAAGTCCGAAGCAGAAATCGAAGCCAATCTTCCTCGTTCTCTCGATGAAAAAGACAGCGCCCTCAACAACATGCTCACCAGCAAAGTCTCCAACTTCTTCGAAACACATTCCCTCCAG CTCAAATTCCCAAGCATGACAGATCTGCAAAGGTCCTTAAGCGAAGAAGGAAGAAAGAAGGGAGGAAAAGGAGGCAAGGGAGGTTTGATGATCCTTCCTTTGATCTTGGGAGGAACTCTGATTCCATTGGCTCTTGGTGCCTTGGCTCTTCTTGCTGGTAAAGCCCTCATCGTTTCCAAACTGGCCTTGGTACTCGCTGGTATCATCGGATTGAAGAAATTGCTGGGAGGTGGTGGAAGGGATGGTCACGAAGCTGGACACGAAGTTGTTGTTAGCGGAGGACACGGTGGACACTCTGGATGGGGAAGGTCTTACGACAAGGAAGAAGCTCAAAATCTCGCTTACAATGCATACGTACAAAAGACGCGGTAG